CGACATAAAAAGAGCATCTCCTTCCAACAACATTTTTCTTGCACAATTTGAAAGCTAATATCTTGCATGATTAGGTATATTACACATAAACCCGTGTAAAAGAGGAATCCTTTTAGCGCACCGTGTTTATCAGGCCCCTCATCAGGAAAAGTTAACTTCCATTTAAATTGCGAACCCCAACAACCCCTGTCCCCCCACCCACCATCCCAACCCAACCCTTAGCCATACAACAACAAAAAAATGCTTATAATTCTACCAAGTTCATTGAAGATGTTCATATTTTTGTCATGCCCATCCGCCCATTTGCTGAAGCAAAGCCAAAGATCTCACGTGCCATGATAAGACTTTGTGCGTTTTGAGGATAAATAAACAAAATGACTCAAGTATCTCAAAAGGCAGCCCATGTCCATAGGGTTCTAAATTTTGCTAATTAATGGTGATTAAGGCTACCACCATATTTGATATTGTAGTATTATTTCGAGGAGGAGCTAGATGTAGTTGCTACGTGCTAGAGCTAAGACGGCAGTTAGGCGGATGTTAGATGATTGGTTATGTAATTTTGGACAGGAGGTTTTAATCAGGACTCTTCTTGGGCTTGCAGACCTATAATCCTTTTTGTACATTTTTTTTACATAAAATGAAAAAATAGGTAGGGGCATCCCCTACCGACTTCGGTAAAAAAAGAAATAGCAACTAAAGCCACAACTGCTGCTTTGGACTCAATAGCAAACTATGGCGATCAGGTGTGCAGTTTTGCTGTAGTGGCATTCGGGAGATTTGAGGTCGAAATGATTAAGTGAAGCTGATCAGATCAAGTTTTGGGTGTAGGACCGGAAGAGCATAAGAGCTCGGAGTTTGCAATTGCTTCAGAATATCTAGGAAGAGTACTGCTCTATATGCGCGCACAAGCACTACTCAGCAAGTACAGCTCAAACGTAGTACAGTCATACGGGTAGTGTTTCTCATCAAGGAATCGAGCACGGGTTTTAGAATTTTTTAGTCCGTCTGAGTCACTGTGAATAGGCAGCAGGCTTACAAATGGGGTGGACGACGCTGCGCCGTTTCTCTGATGCTGCCAAAACAAGTTGGCAGAAAAAATGTTCTGTTTCGCATATCAATGCTGCCTATTTTTCAGATGATGCAATCGTGACTTTCTCAAAATGAAGGAACAAGCGATAACGATGTTGCTACAAGCAATTGAACTAAAATCGAACCTCTTCAGTCTGTCATATACAAAATGGATTGGCCATGCAGATGTGAGATCCTCGTTTGCTGCACGTCAAACTTGCACATCAAAATTACGCACGCCGCAAGCTAACCACACCAGACAAGCACTCTTTACACATCAAATACCCAGAGGGGTAAAAAGGGGTAAACAAGAAAAGAACTGCAAAACGCACACTCCAGGCCCTGGCTTCTTACATTGGGCGTAACATTCTTTAACCACATACTGACATAGAGCACATTCCATGAGATACGATAACTCCTCTCTTCCTCAAACGAGGAATTGTATACCGTGATCGATGTGTTTTGCACTATGAGCAGCCCAAACATTTACTTACTGGACCGAGGAACTCCAGGAAGCTTGATGATTGCGGTGGACTCTGATCCTCAGTTTTTGAAGGCAGGTGTCTGAGGAATGCCCTAACAGCACCTGTCACCCCATCTTCAGATTCCATGGCTTTAGCCAGCTCCACAGCCTTCTCTTTCACCTGAAATTACATGGGGTATTTATTCGTTACATTTAGGGTGGATGAGTCTCCTCTGACTACTTCCATCTGACATGGTCACAGACGTGTGGGCCAAGTGTGTCAACAACACAAGAAAGTTAAATCAGAACCCGCTCCCTGCTACTCAACACTAGGCTACTAGTGAAATAACACATCCAACACTACTTTTATGTGGCATAGGAGCTCTAATTGTAGTTTGCACGTGTGTATTCCAACCTGTCCCACGTCAATTGCCAAGAGATACAAGCTGTTGGCACCAAAATATACTAAATGTTTGTGATACATGCTAGAATTGAAGAATTTATATTCTACACGAAACAGAAACCACATGTTACCACTAGTCTTCTTGTTAAGCTTAACCCCCATGGGAAATTAATGGTGGGGGAGCATAATACTTAAGGTGCAGCAACCCTCGCTCATTAGACTAGTTGTTTGGGTTGAGTCAGGCCCGAGGCCTTTGTTGGTTGTGGGCTCCGGGAGACTTGGGCCTGGTGGTTCTTGCTATCTATCTCCTCAGTATCGAGTCGCAGGGAAAAACAGCAATATCAAGAAAACAATTTATGCTCTCTAGCCCAAAAATTGCATAACTTACCGCTGGTTCCATCATGAACTTTATAGCATCGACCAATTTCTGCAAACCAAACTGATCAACTGGAATTGGTGGAGGTCCTAGCCCTCTTGCATGCACCCGGTCGCCCCAGAAAGGTTGGTCACCGAAGAAAGGTACAATAGTTGTAGGACACTGCAAAGTCAGACACTAACATGAACAACTAAATTAAGTACAAGAAACCTCCTACAGTACTGGTGTGCAGCAAGAAATGTGTTTTAACATATGCTTGATTCCATCCTATTGCAAGCATAGGCTGAAAGGCTAGTGGTGGTAGTTTAAAATGTCCCCCTCTTCTCAACATGTGTTTGCGTCAAGGATAGTGTGAACCACTTCCAGAGCCAGAACAAAAAGTCTGTTGTTCAGTGAAACTTACAAGAACAACGAACAAACTATTGTGCATAGAACTAAGACGTGGAGAGAGCGCTTACCGCCGCTTTAAGACCAGCAGCTGTAGTTCCAGCACCACCATGATGCACCTATGTAGGCAGGGGGGGGAAAAGACTAAAGCATAAACCTCCACTCAAATCTTAAGTAGCATAAAGTCACCATCAAAGTATCGAATGCGAACTTGCAGTCACTATAATTAAAATTTTACAAGGTAAGACAACAAGCTAAAAGAGAGATGTTCCAAAAgttcaagcagtggcttaccaCTGCCTTACACTGCAGAAAAAGCCAGTCGTGAGGGCAGTTGTCCAGTAGATACACAAAATCTTTTGGTTCTGCCACTGCCAAAAATTCTGGATTCTGTTAGAATAGAATCAGAATATATGCCAGGCAAAAAACTGCAAAACAAACTAAGGATAGGAACTTACAGGTCCCAAGGCCACCCCAGCCTTTGTTAATGATACCTCTCTGTCCAGTAATTTCCAGTGCTTTGACAATAATTTCAGTCATCTTTTGTGGCTCTTGAACTGGCTAGTATATCAGGAGAAAATACAAGTCAAATGCCAGAAAGTTGTTAAGGGGAACCTATGATGGCATTGGCTTGATTGCTCTACAACCTGAGAAGATATTGACAGACGCACAGAGCCCCTATCACTATTTTCATTCATTCAAGTGTATAATTAACTTTGTAGCTTATCCATATGCAAGCTTATAAAAGACATAATCAAGTAACACATATTTATACATAAAACAATCAAAGGTGGCAGCAGTTCATATGCGATCACTTTTTATAGTGATATATCGGAACACAGATTTCGAATGAATGAAATACTACAGATCTAGAGATGTTCATGTCACGTTTAGTATTTTGAGGAGAAAATCACAAAATTCTGACATACCAGCTGGCAAAGGGTGTTCAGGGGTGATAGCACAAACTAATCCATTAGCAAAAATTAGTCTCTGGTGTCAAAATGAGAGCGAGAGCGCAAGGGGGAGGAGTGAGTAAGGAGAGTACTAAGAGTACTAGAGCTGATCAGTTTGTGAGTGAAGCAAGTTGATCAGTGAGAGGGGGAGAGTGAGGGGAGTGTAGAGCTGGTCAGTTTGTGAGTGAAGCAAACTGGTCAGTTTGTGAGTGAAGCACGGAGTGTGTGCATAGTTGACAGATTAGCATACAGCAGTAGTGGCTGTGCGCTAATTGGAGTCAGCAAAGTAAAAAAGTGTTGGCGTGTATGCAGGAATTAGTGGAGGTGATTCTGCATACACGTATGTTAGTGGAGCTTGTTGCATGAGTGTTTTGGCTGAGTTGTGCAGTTAAATTGCAGCATAtcgtgtgcgtgtgtgtgtggtGTTAAAATCAGTGTAATCATTGTGTTGAGCTGTGGTGAAATAGAGCAAGAGGGTGCTGGTGTGCAGTGCAACATTAGTGTGTGTATTTGAGTTTTCTCTAGTGTTAGAGTGGGTGATCCTGGGAGCTGGTGAGCTAGTGAGGCTAACAGTTACATTCACATATAAATGCTACCAAAAGACTACAAAGCTCCAAATGGATAAACTGCACTGTTTTCAGTTATCATAACTAGTGAACATAGCTTTTAAGATGTTGCTATGCAGTAAAACAGCTAAGGGTGCTTATGGTACAAGCACTGTCAATGGCATTAGGATATAATTAACAAAATACATCATATGCATGTAACCCTATTTAGACAGGAAGATTTAAGTACAAACTACATACACAAGTGCAAGCCAAAGAAAATTGCCAGCATGTCTAGAATACTTTAATACAATGAATTAAACAATACAGTTGATCAGATCAAACAAGATTACAACTTGTATAAATTAAAAATAAAGCCAGGTTAGCTGATCTTACAAGGCTACCAAAACCAACATATATGGGCTTGTCACCAGCTTCAAGCCATTTCACAAGTGGTTCAGGAGGTACATAATTGGAAGCCAGATCAAGGAAGCAAAATCCAACAACATCAATCTTGGGGCCCCAATCTGCACTTCAATACATGAAAATTATATTGAGATGCTGGCCCATTCAAAAGTTAAAAAAAATGCTTGAGGCTAAACCATAATATGCAAATGTAACACAAAATGTTTTGACAACAAGCTACTACAGTAGTGCATTATGTCTCCTTAAAATTAACTATATAGGAAAGCTCCTTACAACTACAGTTAAACAAGCAATTTTTCATGTTATACTTCAAATGACAGTTCCCAGAAATTTTAGACTCCTGAAAACTACAGGCAATTATGATGTTACTAACCAACCAGTTAGGCAGTCATAACTGAGTAACTGACACATGCTTTAATATAATAAGAAGTCTACAAGAGCCCTCCCGTAAGTCATTCAAAAGCTCAGGTACATTACTTCTCTAGTGCCATGAACAGTTAGGTTCTTCACTTATGCAAAATTTGTAATGTAATGTAAGTTCCTTTTCAGTTAAACCAACTAGCACATGTGTTTACTCTCTTCAGAAACCCTGACTCTCCTATGACAATCTTTTTTATTCATTGCCACTAAGGTCTTGCAAGTGACAACATAGCCCAAAAGAGTGGCAGATGGATGAATGATGACCATGATCACACCAGCATCAGGACGGTGCCATGGCTTAGCTAAGAAGGTGAGCATGTGCCACAGGGTCGAAGCACAAGATCAAGAGAAAGTTGGGAAGGAGGGACTTCTATTTCCTTTCTTCAGCAACAACATTGCCATGTCTCTTATTATCGAGCATAGCCTACAGATGGAGTTTGGAACCAGCAAAAGATAGCCTAATTTAGAAACATAGTTCCTGACTCATATAGACCAAATCAAGATGAAGTCCATTGGAGATAAATTACTAGCCAGGTGAGCCACTGCTGGACATCAAGATGAAGTCCCTTGGCTGACATCTGGCTGTGGCGCTGTGCACCACGATATGGTGCTGTGGGGCTCCGCCATTGAGCTTGAAGCCTACTATAACATCTCCATGACATGAAATCTATCGTATTTACTCACGGTGATGGTGATAGCTCTGTCCAAAGAAAAATACATTTGTAACAGTGGCTGACCCACATCACTCTGTGTAGATTGGATAACTGATTAGGTCAATGACAGATGGATCTGGTATTAACATCACTTTACCATCCATATTAAGATCTACTTCATGCAAAGACTTTTTTTGACATACAGAATTTTTTCAGAATAGATCTTCAAGATTTTAACACCTACTAATAGATTAGCTGCCACCAGAAAGAGATCCTGGTTCAGACCCACATGCTTTGACAACTAATATGGGAAAAGAATGACCAGTTAATTGTACAAATTTCAGCTCAAGCCAATAGGTATGGCAAACCTTTTGGTTTTGGGACTAGATGAGGACTCCAAATGTATCCATGAGGAATGTCATTGCCAGAACCCTGTGCACCACTTAGGTATGTTACAGGACGGAGCTTCAACTTTTTCTTTCTAAACTCATTTATCATATCTCTTATTCCAAGCCAAATCATCGAGTCCACAATTTGATATGAAAGCTGCAAATGGAGAAATAATTGTAAAGGCAACGTATCAAACCAGATAGTCATCAAGATCATCCAGTCAAGTATGTATGCTCTAGAAAATGCCTTCGGCTAGTGAGTTTGGGCTTGCTTTCCGTTGCATAAGAAATAAAATAATTGTATATTAAATCAGATATTGTCATCAAGATCATCCAATCAAGTATGTATGCTCAAGAAAGTGCCTTTGGTTAATGAGTTTGGGCTTGCTTTTCATCGCAGAAATTTTTCATTGATTTACTGAATTTTAACAACAGTTTGCATCATTACACTGATCTGATATCCAGATTGATATCAATTGCACACTGACAGGACTGGTCTAACAAACAACTTTTAACAACATAGGATAACATATCATGAAATGATAGTAGATACCTAGATGTTTCGGTTATTCACCGATAACTAAACATTTTCTGAAGTGATCGACTTAGTTCTTTTGATTTGTGGATTAATGAAGAGAATGGAATTTGCATGATGATAAAGCATTGAGATGACTATTATGATTATTCTCCTCATGAACTTTCCATTTCCAATCATTTAGGAAGGTCCAGACCATTTGGGAGCCGAGATGAAGTCGAGTAAAAGTACTATTTTTCCCCAAAGCTAATAAGTAAAACAATGTAAACTTACTCGATATCCAGCAGATTGCTTGACACGAGAAAGAGGATGAGGAAATTCACTAGTTGGCCTGAATAAACAGCAGAATTTAGAACTGCAAATACAATAGCAGATCTGTACTCTTTAAAGAAAAAGCAGGATAAAAGAGACTCACGTCCATGGCATGGTAAAGAATATATGAATTGGCACTTTTAGTGCTTCCGCCACATGCGTATGTCCTGAAAAACAATCATGATTATAATTCAAATGAGTGAACTAATATAGGCCTTGATCACAAGAACAAAAATACGCTGGAAGGAGACAATCAAGTGGCAGCATGTAGAATTAACTGTAACGTTGATTTTAATGGAACCTGTTTGCATTGTATGACATAGACTTCAAGCTAAAAAGATTTTGCTCGTAGTACTTTTGAGAAACGTTGAGAAACTAAGCAAAAAAATAAAGTGTCACAGAAGGCTGGCTCATAAAGAGGTACTATGGCCTGAGCCCTCTTAAAAGCTATGGCTGGGCAGTGTCTTTTGGTGCAACCTGAATGTTGCTTTTGCCAGCCTG
The sequence above is drawn from the Panicum hallii strain FIL2 chromosome 7, PHallii_v3.1, whole genome shotgun sequence genome and encodes:
- the LOC112899759 gene encoding sterol 3-beta-glucosyltransferase UGT80A2 isoform X2 — translated: MAAEESGSGVAGAGGGEAPAPSAPNGDRSGNSPPAVGPSSADDRGLHRASTMPGVIKNDEITNETAGPSNLERSRTERRRQNNPADDPAKQLFDERIPIKKKLKMLNRIATVKDDGTVVVDVPSGLEPAASGGTEDGYTEVVVDESLDGTDIPYRPPMQIVILIVGTRGDVQPFVAIGKRLQDYGHRVRLATHANFKEFVLTAGLEFYPLGGDPKILAEYMVKNKGFLPSGPSEIAIQRKQIKEIIFSLLPACKDPDPDTDIPFKVDAIIANPPAYGHTHVAEALKVPIHIFFTMPWTPTSEFPHPLSRVKQSAGYRLSYQIVDSMIWLGIRDMINEFRKKKLKLRPVTYLSGAQGSGNDIPHGYIWSPHLVPKPKDWGPKIDVVGFCFLDLASNYVPPEPLVKWLEAGDKPIYVGFGSLPVQEPQKMTEIIVKALEITGQRGIINKGWGGLGTLAEPKDFVYLLDNCPHDWLFLQCKAVVHHGGAGTTAAGLKAACPTTIVPFFGDQPFWGDRVHARGLGPPPIPVDQFGLQKLVDAIKFMMEPAVKEKAVELAKAMESEDGVTGAVRAFLRHLPSKTEDQSPPQSSSFLEFLGPVSKCLGCS
- the LOC112899759 gene encoding sterol 3-beta-glucosyltransferase UGT80A2 isoform X1; this translates as MAAEESGSGVAGAGGGEAPAPSAPNGDRSGNSPPAVGPSSAVDDRGLHRASTMPGVIKNDEITNETAGPSNLERSRTERRRQNNPADDPAKQLFDERIPIKKKLKMLNRIATVKDDGTVVVDVPSGLEPAASGGTEDGYTEVVVDESLDGTDIPYRPPMQIVILIVGTRGDVQPFVAIGKRLQDYGHRVRLATHANFKEFVLTAGLEFYPLGGDPKILAEYMVKNKGFLPSGPSEIAIQRKQIKEIIFSLLPACKDPDPDTDIPFKVDAIIANPPAYGHTHVAEALKVPIHIFFTMPWTPTSEFPHPLSRVKQSAGYRLSYQIVDSMIWLGIRDMINEFRKKKLKLRPVTYLSGAQGSGNDIPHGYIWSPHLVPKPKDWGPKIDVVGFCFLDLASNYVPPEPLVKWLEAGDKPIYVGFGSLPVQEPQKMTEIIVKALEITGQRGIINKGWGGLGTLAEPKDFVYLLDNCPHDWLFLQCKAVVHHGGAGTTAAGLKAACPTTIVPFFGDQPFWGDRVHARGLGPPPIPVDQFGLQKLVDAIKFMMEPAVKEKAVELAKAMESEDGVTGAVRAFLRHLPSKTEDQSPPQSSSFLEFLGPVSKCLGCS